The Brachyspira aalborgi genome has a segment encoding these proteins:
- a CDS encoding response regulator, with protein MINGKPLILAVDDEENIRNLITYTFEEHNLEVMTAENGKAAITILENNPIDVIITDLLMPTMTGLALIREMKKRKSSIPIIIITAYGNTEMVKEIIAEGVFRLIEKPLDFDILVPIVQDAIENKKKNSKK; from the coding sequence ATGATAAACGGAAAACCTTTAATATTAGCTGTAGACGATGAAGAAAATATTAGAAATCTTATAACTTATACATTTGAAGAGCATAATCTCGAAGTAATGACGGCTGAAAACGGAAAAGCGGCTATAACTATATTGGAAAATAATCCTATAGATGTAATTATAACCGATTTACTTATGCCGACAATGACGGGACTCGCTTTAATAAGAGAAATGAAAAAGAGAAAAAGCTCGATTCCGATTATTATAATCACAGCTTACGGAAATACGGAAATGGTAAAAGAGATAATAGCCGAAGGCGTTTTTAGACTTATAGAAAAACCTCTCGATTTTGACATATTAGTTCCTATAGTTCAAGATGCGATAGAAAATAAAAAGAAAAATTCTAAAAAGTAA
- the gltA gene encoding NADPH-dependent glutamate synthase has product MPPRSKLGEIPRQDMPTRSAEERRMDFKEVPLGYTEEQALKEALRCLDCKVPHCMEGCPAKVKIPEFIGLVADGKFLEAAKKIKETNALPAACGRVCPQETQCEERCVVGKKFEPVAIGKLEMFVADYERKNSEHEDLKVEQNGKKVCVIGAGPAGLACAGDLIKLGYDVTVLEALHTIGGVLMYGIPEFRLPKELVAHEVENLKRDGVKFKINEVAGISIDFGELRKEYDAVFLGTGAGLPLFLNVPGEHLCGVYSANEYLTRVNLMGAYKFPEVDTPVIRHKKVAVLGGGNVAMDACRTAVRLGAEKVYIVYRRTEKELPARLEEIHHAIEEGVEFRFLRAPLEVVGDENDNVVAIRTQVMELGEPDEDGRRKPIAVEGKIEDIEVDAVIIAIGTTPNPLIARKVPELKISKKGTYVIDEETGATSMDGVFAGGDAARGAATVILAIGDGKRAAYGIDKYLSAK; this is encoded by the coding sequence ATGCCCCCAAGGTCAAAATTAGGCGAAATACCAAGACAGGATATGCCTACAAGAAGCGCCGAAGAACGCAGAATGGATTTTAAAGAAGTTCCTTTAGGTTATACCGAAGAACAGGCTTTAAAAGAAGCTTTAAGATGTTTAGATTGCAAAGTTCCGCATTGTATGGAAGGTTGCCCAGCGAAAGTAAAAATTCCCGAATTTATAGGATTAGTCGCTGACGGAAAATTTTTAGAAGCGGCTAAAAAGATTAAAGAAACTAACGCTTTGCCAGCCGCATGCGGAAGAGTTTGTCCTCAAGAAACTCAATGCGAAGAGAGATGCGTTGTCGGTAAAAAATTCGAGCCTGTAGCTATTGGAAAATTAGAAATGTTTGTAGCCGATTACGAAAGAAAAAATTCGGAACATGAAGATTTAAAAGTCGAACAAAACGGAAAAAAAGTTTGCGTTATTGGAGCGGGTCCTGCGGGTTTGGCATGCGCGGGAGATTTAATTAAATTAGGTTATGATGTCACAGTTTTAGAGGCGCTTCATACAATCGGCGGAGTTTTAATGTATGGAATTCCAGAATTTCGTTTACCTAAAGAATTGGTGGCGCATGAAGTTGAAAATCTTAAAAGAGACGGAGTTAAATTTAAAATAAACGAAGTTGCGGGAATATCTATAGATTTTGGAGAATTAAGAAAAGAATATGACGCCGTATTTTTAGGAACGGGAGCGGGACTTCCTTTATTTTTGAATGTTCCAGGCGAACATTTATGCGGAGTTTATTCTGCAAACGAATATTTGACGAGAGTCAATTTAATGGGCGCTTACAAATTCCCAGAAGTCGACACGCCCGTTATAAGACATAAAAAAGTAGCGGTTTTGGGAGGCGGTAATGTCGCTATGGATGCATGCAGAACCGCGGTTAGACTTGGAGCTGAAAAAGTTTATATAGTTTATAGAAGAACGGAAAAAGAGCTTCCTGCAAGATTAGAAGAAATTCATCATGCTATAGAAGAAGGCGTAGAGTTTAGATTTTTAAGAGCGCCTTTGGAAGTTGTAGGAGATGAAAACGATAATGTTGTCGCTATAAGAACTCAAGTTATGGAATTAGGCGAACCTGACGAAGACGGAAGAAGAAAACCAATAGCAGTTGAAGGAAAAATTGAAGATATAGAAGTTGACGCCGTTATTATAGCTATAGGAACTACGCCTAATCCTTTAATTGCAAGAAAAGTTCCCGAGCTTAAAATAAGCAAAAAAGGAACTTATGTTATAGACGAAGAAACGGGCGCAACATCAATGGATGGAGTATTTGCAGGAGGAGACGCTGCAAGAGGTGCTGCTACTGTTATACTTGCTATTGGAGACGGAAAAAGAGCCGCTTACGGAATAGACAAATATTTATCTGCAAAATGA
- a CDS encoding MlaD family protein, producing MRKKIKLGIFFILTIALFLISISILGNLKLKGNGYRIYVDYVFIGDLLVNGKVSYRGGGINIGFIEDISINKDGTIRVTLFITDRNVVLPEGTRFTIQTVGLGLGEKYIMATPPTITTEGLKSLPPESVVKGVEPFSLESALGSIGDIGKDLNFEEFTSIITNMSSTIELITKLINTNESEIGEIISNVNESIANISVISKDLSFIIRDVESGKGIVGSLMKDTNLQTNVSQIISNLKIFSEKVRDNPSVLLFRETQTNK from the coding sequence ATGAGAAAAAAAATAAAATTAGGAATATTCTTTATATTGACTATAGCGTTATTTTTAATTTCTATAAGCATATTAGGAAATTTAAAATTAAAAGGAAACGGTTATAGAATATATGTAGATTATGTATTTATAGGCGATTTGCTTGTAAATGGTAAAGTTTCATATAGAGGCGGCGGAATAAATATAGGATTTATCGAAGATATATCTATTAATAAAGACGGAACTATAAGGGTGACTCTATTCATAACCGATAGAAATGTCGTTTTGCCCGAAGGAACAAGATTTACAATACAAACTGTTGGTTTGGGATTAGGCGAAAAATATATAATGGCAACTCCGCCTACAATAACTACCGAAGGACTTAAAAGTTTGCCTCCCGAAAGCGTAGTTAAAGGAGTAGAGCCTTTTAGTTTAGAAAGTGCTTTAGGTTCTATTGGCGATATAGGTAAAGACCTTAATTTTGAAGAATTTACAAGCATAATAACAAATATGTCGTCTACAATCGAGCTTATAACAAAATTAATAAATACCAATGAATCTGAGATTGGCGAAATAATTTCAAATGTTAATGAAAGTATTGCAAATATAAGCGTTATAAGTAAAGATTTGTCTTTTATAATTCGAGATGTTGAAAGCGGAAAAGGAATAGTTGGCAGTTTAATGAAAGATACGAATTTACAAACTAATGTTTCTCAAATAATTTCTAATTTAAAAATATTTAGCGAAAAGGTTAGAGATAATCCTTCCGTTTTATTATTTAGGGAAACTCAAACAAATAAATAA
- a CDS encoding phosphoribosylanthranilate isomerase — MKIKTCGLFREEDINYANKLKPNYIGFVFAESRRKVKFEEACNLKNKLDKEIKAVGVFVNDNFDFILNLIKDKIIDIIQLHGSEDNDFIDNLKIKTNSKIIKSVTVENENSILESVNIFSDFILLDNFKCEVGKTFNWNYLKKAFKLNKNFKNIFNEKYFLAGGLNKENINEALKFNPYCVDLSGGLETDGIKDFDKMKYIINITKNYKEERI, encoded by the coding sequence ATGAAAATAAAAACCTGCGGATTATTTAGAGAAGAAGATATAAATTATGCAAATAAATTGAAACCAAATTATATAGGATTTGTTTTCGCCGAAAGCAGAAGAAAAGTCAAATTTGAAGAAGCCTGCAATTTAAAAAATAAACTCGACAAAGAAATAAAAGCCGTTGGAGTATTCGTAAACGATAATTTTGATTTTATATTAAATTTGATTAAAGATAAAATTATAGATATTATTCAATTGCATGGAAGCGAAGATAATGATTTTATAGATAATCTAAAAATAAAAACTAATTCTAAAATAATAAAATCCGTGACGGTTGAAAATGAAAATTCTATATTAGAAAGCGTTAATATATTTTCCGATTTTATACTTTTAGATAATTTTAAATGCGAAGTTGGAAAAACTTTTAATTGGAATTATTTGAAAAAGGCTTTTAAGTTAAATAAAAATTTCAAAAATATTTTTAATGAAAAGTATTTTTTGGCTGGAGGATTGAATAAAGAAAATATTAACGAAGCTTTAAAATTTAATCCTTACTGCGTAGATTTGTCGGGCGGACTTGAAACGGACGGAATAAAAGATTTTGATAAAATGAAATATATTATAAATATTACGAAAAATTATAAAGAGGAGAGAATATGA
- the gltX gene encoding glutamate--tRNA ligase: MSDIRVRFAPSPTGFLHIGNARTALFNWLYAKSVNGKLILRIEDTDQERSTKEAVDMAIKSLKWLGVDWDEGPEVNGNYGPYFQSERLDIYKKYTEKLMEEGKAYYCFCSSEELEKKSNMQKTLNQPIIYDGKCKDIPLEEAKKRVANGEAAKIRFRVPKNEEIIFEDFVRGTVKTNSDEIGDIIIVRENGFPTYNYAVVIDDMLMKITHIIRGEDHISNTPKQILIYKALGSEPPKFAHTSSILGDDRKKLSKRHGAATLMEYKEEGFLPQAMRNFLALLGWTHPEAIETMNDKEMIKAFTLSRFSKSPAIFDTAKLRHLNAWHIKNIDLEEAVELFIPYLIKGGFLKENYTESEKNWAKKLVSVIRHNCVVLSDINKYVPVFFENDFELDNEMKEIVNKEESKNLLKFIKSNIENANEITDEYMKNLIKSAQKETGLKGPNLYHPIRYVLTGSKAGTELSHICELLGKDNILYRLSKYI, encoded by the coding sequence ATGTCCGATATTAGAGTCAGATTCGCTCCGTCACCAACGGGTTTTTTACATATAGGAAATGCAAGAACCGCATTATTTAATTGGCTTTATGCAAAGTCGGTTAATGGAAAATTAATATTGAGAATAGAAGATACCGACCAGGAGAGAAGCACAAAAGAAGCGGTTGATATGGCAATAAAATCTTTAAAATGGCTTGGAGTCGATTGGGATGAAGGACCAGAAGTTAATGGAAATTATGGACCTTATTTTCAATCGGAAAGATTAGATATATACAAAAAATATACAGAAAAACTTATGGAAGAAGGAAAGGCTTATTATTGTTTTTGCTCTTCGGAAGAATTAGAAAAAAAATCAAACATGCAAAAAACTTTAAATCAGCCAATAATTTACGATGGAAAATGTAAAGATATTCCTTTAGAAGAAGCTAAAAAAAGAGTCGCAAACGGAGAGGCGGCAAAAATAAGATTCAGAGTTCCTAAAAACGAAGAAATTATTTTTGAAGATTTCGTTAGAGGAACGGTAAAAACTAATAGCGATGAAATTGGCGATATTATAATCGTTAGAGAAAACGGTTTTCCAACTTATAATTATGCCGTAGTTATAGACGATATGCTAATGAAAATAACTCATATTATAAGAGGGGAAGACCATATTTCAAATACTCCAAAACAGATTTTAATTTATAAAGCGTTAGGAAGCGAACCTCCGAAATTTGCTCATACTTCTTCGATACTTGGAGACGACAGAAAAAAATTATCGAAAAGACATGGCGCCGCTACTCTTATGGAATATAAAGAAGAAGGATTTTTGCCTCAAGCTATGCGAAATTTTTTAGCTCTGCTCGGTTGGACGCATCCCGAAGCTATAGAAACTATGAACGATAAAGAAATGATAAAAGCTTTTACTCTATCTCGTTTTTCAAAAAGTCCCGCGATATTCGATACGGCTAAATTAAGACATTTAAACGCTTGGCATATAAAAAATATCGATTTAGAGGAAGCGGTTGAATTATTTATTCCATATTTAATAAAAGGCGGATTCTTAAAAGAAAATTACACGGAAAGCGAAAAAAATTGGGCTAAAAAACTTGTTTCGGTAATAAGGCATAATTGCGTAGTTTTATCGGATATAAATAAATATGTTCCCGTATTTTTTGAAAACGATTTTGAATTGGATAACGAAATGAAAGAAATTGTAAATAAAGAAGAAAGTAAAAATTTGCTTAAATTTATAAAAAGCAATATAGAAAATGCAAATGAAATAACAGACGAATATATGAAAAATTTAATAAAATCGGCTCAAAAAGAAACGGGTTTAAAAGGACCAAATTTATATCATCCTATTCGATATGTTTTAACGGGAAGCAAAGCTGGAACGGAGCTTTCGCATATTTGCGAGCTTTTGGGTAAAGATAATATTTTATATAGATTATCCAAATATATTTAA
- a CDS encoding ABC transporter ATP-binding protein yields MNIIEMKEVYKSFGSQIVLSGVNLIVNRGETLSIIGNSGCGKSVLIKHLIGLLQPDSGTIIVEGQDINKISDNELTEVRKKFAMVFQGAALFDSLNVYENVSFGLRRIKKDMPEDRIKIKVAEVLDMVGMPNIEKKMPSELSGGMKKRVGLARAIAMDPEILLYDEPTTGLDPIMSRIIDDLIIKMQNLLNVTSIVITHDMTSVFRMADRVVMLHNGKIIEGGAPERLHEIEEPHLKFFFMSSIAKKGEDIETIKPADAD; encoded by the coding sequence ATGAATATTATAGAAATGAAAGAAGTATATAAAAGTTTTGGCTCTCAAATTGTATTGAGCGGAGTTAATCTTATAGTTAATAGAGGAGAAACTTTATCTATTATAGGAAATTCGGGCTGTGGTAAAAGCGTTCTTATAAAACATTTGATTGGATTATTGCAGCCAGATTCTGGAACTATAATCGTTGAAGGACAAGATATTAATAAAATTTCGGATAACGAATTAACGGAAGTTCGTAAAAAATTCGCTATGGTTTTTCAAGGAGCGGCGCTTTTCGATTCTTTAAATGTTTACGAAAATGTAAGTTTTGGACTCCGAAGAATAAAAAAAGATATGCCCGAAGATAGAATAAAAATAAAAGTTGCGGAAGTTTTGGATATGGTTGGAATGCCAAATATAGAAAAAAAAATGCCATCCGAACTTTCTGGCGGTATGAAAAAGAGAGTCGGTTTGGCAAGAGCGATTGCTATGGACCCAGAGATTTTACTTTATGACGAGCCGACAACGGGATTAGACCCGATTATGTCTAGAATAATAGACGATTTGATAATAAAGATGCAAAATTTACTTAATGTTACGAGTATAGTTATTACTCATGATATGACTAGCGTTTTTAGAATGGCTGATAGAGTCGTAATGCTTCATAATGGTAAAATTATTGAAGGAGGCGCTCCAGAGCGTTTGCATGAAATTGAAGAGCCTCATTTGAAATTTTTCTTTATGAGTAGTATTGCTAAAAAAGGCGAGGATATAGAAACTATAAAACCTGCGGATGCGGATTAA
- the murJ gene encoding murein biosynthesis integral membrane protein MurJ has product MLENSNNTKIKEKITKSSLKMSIVTAISRIFGLVRDQIQAALLGTTFIADAFAIGFILPNLLRRLFAEGNMVASFIPVFTELEKEKGIEESKKFFRAIFTLLTLILILIVLIGIIISPLLVKFLYKSADKEALDLATNLSRIMFPYLLFISLAALMQGILNIRGYYSISAASPIILNTIIITTALIFYFFFPNVFENMSYVFAIAVLIGGFVQFIYQMPFVKKFGFTFKPSFNFKDIYVIKMIKLFAPGIFGASVYQINLLVSTAFAGAIGEGRVSAVTFANRIHEFVLGVFAVSIATVMLPTLSKLIAEDKKEEAKDTLGYSLRLVALITIPATFGFIILGREIVASIFQYGAFSSNSTFLVSSALKYLSISLFFVASYRIVVQSFYAMKDMKTPVYTAFFSFVINALSNYLCVYIFKFDIIGISISSVSANIISFCILYILLMKKIKTKSIINKKIDIFKTFLSSLLMGMFVFSLKYYFLSVPQFSKAFFVLKVFIIIFAGIIFYCLINIILKNNDFLSFINIFRKKIIKRKS; this is encoded by the coding sequence ATGTTGGAAAATTCAAATAATACAAAAATTAAAGAAAAAATTACAAAGTCGTCTTTGAAAATGTCTATAGTAACTGCAATTAGTAGAATATTCGGACTTGTTAGAGACCAAATACAGGCGGCTTTACTTGGAACAACTTTTATTGCGGACGCTTTTGCAATAGGTTTTATTCTTCCTAATTTATTAAGAAGATTATTCGCTGAAGGAAATATGGTTGCAAGTTTTATTCCCGTATTTACCGAACTTGAAAAAGAAAAAGGAATCGAAGAATCAAAAAAATTTTTTAGAGCAATTTTTACGCTTTTAACTTTAATATTAATTCTAATCGTTTTAATAGGGATAATAATCTCTCCTCTACTCGTTAAATTTTTATATAAATCGGCAGATAAAGAAGCTTTGGATTTGGCTACAAATTTGTCAAGAATAATGTTTCCTTATCTTTTGTTTATATCGTTAGCGGCTTTGATGCAAGGAATTTTAAATATAAGAGGATATTATTCTATTTCGGCTGCAAGTCCGATTATTTTAAATACTATTATAATAACTACAGCTTTAATTTTTTATTTCTTTTTTCCAAATGTTTTTGAAAATATGTCTTATGTTTTTGCAATAGCGGTTTTAATCGGCGGATTCGTTCAATTTATTTATCAAATGCCTTTTGTTAAAAAATTCGGATTTACTTTTAAGCCAAGTTTTAATTTTAAAGATATTTATGTAATAAAAATGATAAAACTATTTGCGCCTGGAATTTTTGGAGCGAGCGTTTATCAAATTAATTTGCTTGTTTCAACGGCTTTTGCGGGAGCGATTGGAGAAGGCAGAGTTTCGGCGGTTACTTTTGCAAACAGAATTCATGAATTCGTTTTGGGAGTTTTTGCCGTAAGTATAGCGACTGTTATGCTTCCGACTTTAAGCAAATTGATAGCCGAAGATAAAAAAGAAGAGGCAAAAGACACTTTAGGCTATTCTTTAAGATTAGTCGCTTTAATAACTATTCCCGCTACTTTCGGATTTATTATTTTAGGAAGAGAAATTGTAGCCTCAATTTTTCAATACGGAGCTTTTTCTTCAAATTCAACTTTTTTAGTTTCAAGCGCTTTAAAATATTTATCTATATCTTTATTTTTTGTGGCAAGTTATAGAATAGTTGTTCAATCGTTTTACGCTATGAAAGACATGAAAACTCCCGTATATACGGCTTTTTTTTCATTTGTAATAAACGCTTTAAGCAATTATTTATGCGTTTATATTTTCAAATTCGATATAATCGGAATTTCAATTTCAAGCGTTTCTGCAAATATAATTTCTTTTTGCATATTATATATTTTATTAATGAAAAAAATTAAAACGAAATCCATAATCAATAAAAAAATCGATATTTTCAAAACTTTTTTATCAAGTTTATTAATGGGAATGTTTGTTTTTTCTCTAAAATATTATTTTTTATCCGTTCCGCAATTTTCAAAAGCTTTTTTTGTATTAAAAGTTTTTATAATAATTTTTGCAGGAATAATTTTTTACTGCTTAATAAATATAATTTTAAAAAACAATGATTTTTTATCTTTCATTAATATTTTTAGAAAAAAGATTATTAAAAGAAAATCATAA
- the trpB gene encoding tryptophan synthase subunit beta, which translates to MNKGHFGVHGGTYIPETLMNAIIELEKAYNFYKDDKDFNEELNDLFKNYANRPSMLYFAKRITEDLKGAKIYLKREDLNHTGAHKINNVLGQVLLAKKIGKKRVIAETGAGQHGVATATIAALMDMECEIFMGKEDTERQALNVYKMKLLGAKVNSVESGTATLKDAVSETMREWTKRIDDTHYVIGSVMGPHPFPTIVRDFQAIISKEIKEQIYNIEKRLPDMIVACVGGGSNAIGSFYHFIEDKSVELVGCEAAGRGVHTFETAATISTGKLGIFHGMKSYFCQDEYGQIAPVYSISAGLDYPGIGPEHAYLHDIGRVKYIPITDDEAVKSFEYLSRMEGIIPAIESAHALSYAIKEAPKMNKDKIIVVNLSGRGDKDCVSIAKYNGEIINE; encoded by the coding sequence ATGAATAAAGGACATTTTGGAGTTCATGGCGGAACATATATTCCCGAAACTCTTATGAATGCGATTATAGAACTTGAAAAAGCTTATAATTTCTATAAAGACGATAAAGATTTTAACGAAGAATTAAACGATTTATTTAAAAATTATGCGAATCGTCCTTCTATGCTTTATTTTGCAAAAAGAATTACTGAAGATTTGAAAGGAGCAAAAATATATTTGAAGAGAGAAGATTTGAATCATACTGGCGCGCATAAAATAAATAATGTTTTAGGGCAGGTTTTACTCGCTAAAAAAATTGGGAAAAAAAGAGTTATAGCCGAAACGGGAGCGGGACAGCATGGAGTGGCAACGGCGACTATAGCGGCGCTTATGGATATGGAATGCGAAATATTTATGGGAAAAGAAGATACCGAAAGACAGGCTTTAAATGTCTATAAAATGAAACTTTTGGGAGCTAAAGTTAATTCTGTGGAAAGCGGGACGGCAACTTTAAAAGACGCCGTATCGGAAACTATGCGAGAATGGACTAAAAGAATAGACGACACTCATTATGTGATTGGTTCGGTAATGGGACCTCATCCTTTTCCTACAATAGTGCGGGATTTTCAAGCTATTATTTCAAAAGAGATTAAAGAGCAAATTTATAATATTGAAAAAAGACTTCCAGATATGATTGTGGCATGCGTAGGCGGAGGTTCTAACGCGATAGGTTCTTTTTATCATTTTATAGAAGATAAATCGGTTGAGCTTGTAGGATGCGAGGCGGCGGGAAGAGGAGTTCATACTTTTGAAACGGCGGCTACAATATCTACGGGAAAATTAGGAATATTTCATGGAATGAAGTCTTATTTTTGTCAGGATGAATATGGACAGATAGCTCCCGTTTATTCCATATCGGCGGGACTCGATTATCCTGGAATAGGTCCCGAACATGCATATTTGCATGATATTGGAAGAGTAAAATATATTCCGATAACGGACGATGAAGCGGTTAAATCTTTTGAATATTTATCGCGTATGGAAGGAATAATACCCGCGATAGAAAGCGCCCATGCTTTATCCTATGCCATTAAAGAAGCGCCAAAAATGAATAAAGATAAAATAATAGTAGTAAATTTATCGGGTAGGGGAGATAAAGACTGCGTATCGATAGCAAAATATAATGGGGAGATAATCAATGAGTAA
- the trpA gene encoding tryptophan synthase subunit alpha, with protein MSNIKNAFSKGKAFIPFITCGQISLDITEKTIYEMEKNGANLIELGIPFSDPVAEGSIIQSANSRALKNGTTTDKIFSMLELVRKNTDIPMVFMTYANIVFSYGIERFAEKSKKLKIDGIILPDVPYEEKKEFDSIFKKYDIDFISLIAPTSEERISAIAKDSNGFIYCVSSLGVTGIRENINTNIEKMVNLVKSVNDIPVAVGFGISTPERAKEMSEYADGVIVGSAIVKLCEEYGEDSPSYVGKYVKEMKNAIL; from the coding sequence ATGAGTAATATAAAAAATGCATTTTCAAAAGGAAAGGCTTTTATTCCTTTTATAACTTGCGGACAAATTTCTTTGGATATAACCGAAAAAACTATATACGAAATGGAGAAAAATGGAGCTAATTTAATAGAACTTGGAATTCCTTTTTCCGACCCTGTAGCCGAAGGTTCTATTATACAATCGGCAAATAGCAGAGCCTTAAAAAATGGAACTACAACGGATAAAATATTTTCTATGTTAGAGTTGGTTAGAAAAAATACCGATATTCCAATGGTTTTTATGACTTATGCAAATATAGTGTTTTCGTATGGAATAGAAAGATTTGCAGAAAAATCTAAAAAATTAAAAATTGACGGAATTATACTTCCCGATGTTCCTTACGAAGAAAAAAAAGAATTCGACTCGATATTTAAAAAGTATGATATTGATTTTATATCTTTAATAGCGCCTACATCCGAAGAGAGAATATCGGCAATAGCAAAAGATTCTAACGGATTTATATATTGCGTTTCTTCTTTAGGCGTGACGGGAATAAGAGAAAATATAAACACGAATATAGAAAAAATGGTTAATCTTGTAAAATCGGTTAATGATATTCCTGTCGCCGTAGGTTTCGGAATATCGACTCCAGAGCGGGCAAAAGAAATGAGCGAATATGCGGACGGAGTGATAGTCGGAAGCGCAATAGTAAAATTATGCGAAGAATACGGAGAAGATTCGCCAAGTTATGTTGGAAAATATGTTAAAGAAATGAAAAACGCTATATTATGA
- a CDS encoding type I phosphomannose isomerase catalytic subunit, with translation MYILELSEIAKETVWGGSLLASLYSKPFESDKNIGESWEISDLNEEKSIILNGEFKGKTLSFLVERYKEEFLGSNCIEALQLISAKKEKYFPLLIKFIDAKDKLSIQVHPDEEYAYKKHKKHGKNEMWYIVEAKNNAKILLGLREGIDKNILKKAIDNNINNIESLFNYFEVKKGDAYYIPNGCVHAILGDTMIAEIQTSSDITYRLYDWKRIDKDGKARELHIEDAFNVIENIDAYQLKSEKRNKFKNKDLEINEIFSNKYFTAEEYFIKNKFSSQTNSKTFEIFIDIEGDGFIESDIKDNNIKLKAGKTVLIPACMGNYRIKADNEIKFLRITV, from the coding sequence ATGTATATATTAGAATTATCTGAAATAGCTAAAGAAACCGTTTGGGGCGGAAGTTTGCTTGCATCTTTATATTCAAAACCTTTTGAAAGCGATAAAAATATAGGCGAAAGTTGGGAAATATCCGACTTAAACGAGGAAAAAAGCATAATCCTAAACGGAGAGTTTAAAGGAAAAACTTTATCATTTTTAGTAGAAAGATACAAAGAAGAATTTTTAGGTTCTAATTGCATTGAAGCTTTGCAATTGATATCGGCAAAAAAAGAAAAATATTTTCCGTTATTAATAAAATTTATAGACGCAAAAGATAAACTCTCTATACAAGTTCATCCCGATGAAGAATATGCCTACAAAAAACATAAAAAACATGGCAAAAATGAAATGTGGTATATTGTAGAAGCGAAAAATAACGCTAAAATTTTATTAGGTTTAAGAGAAGGAATAGATAAAAATATTCTTAAAAAAGCGATTGACAATAATATAAATAATATAGAAAGTTTATTTAATTATTTTGAAGTTAAAAAAGGAGATGCTTATTATATTCCAAACGGATGCGTTCATGCAATCTTGGGGGATACAATGATAGCAGAAATACAAACTTCAAGCGATATTACTTATAGATTATACGATTGGAAAAGAATCGATAAAGACGGAAAAGCGAGAGAATTGCATATTGAAGACGCTTTTAATGTTATAGAAAATATAGACGCTTATCAATTAAAATCTGAAAAAAGAAATAAATTTAAAAATAAAGATTTAGAAATTAACGAAATATTTTCAAATAAATATTTTACGGCGGAAGAATATTTTATTAAAAATAAATTCTCTTCGCAAACAAATTCTAAAACTTTTGAAATTTTTATTGATATAGAAGGAGACGGATTTATAGAATCGGATATAAAAGATAATAATATAAAATTAAAAGCGGGTAAAACCGTTCTTATTCCCGCATGCATGGGAAATTATAGAATTAAAGCGGATAATGAAATTAAATTTTTGAGAATTACCGTTTAG